AGCGCGGCCGCGCCGGCTCCCGACTCGAGGTGGCCGAAGTTGGTCTTCGCAGACCCCAGCAGGACGGGCTTGTCGTCTTCGCGGCCACGACCGACCACCCGGCCGAGCGCATCGGCTTCGATCGGGTCACCGATCGGGGTGCCGGTGCCATGGGCTTCGATGTAGTCGACGGTGGAGGGCACGATGCCCGCGTCACGATATGCCCGGCGCAGAACATCGACCTGGGCATCGGGATTCGGCGCGACGATTCCGTTGGAACGGCCATCGGAGTTGACCGCGCTGCCCTTCACCACCGCGAGGATCCGGTCGCCGTCGCGCTCGGCGTCGGACAGGCGCTTGAGCACCACCAGGCCGGCGCCCTCGCTCCGGACCATACCGTCGGCATCCGACGAGAAGGCCTTGATATGACCGTCTTTCGCGACCGCGCCGATCGAATCGAATCCGAGGGTGATCGCGGGCGCCAGCAGCATGTTCACACCGCCGGCCAGCGCCACGTCGGCGTCACCGTTACGCAGGGCACGCACCGCGTCGTGCACCGCCACCAGTGTGGAGGAGCATGCGGTGTCGACGGCGACCGAAGGGCCGCGGAAATCGTAGAAGTAGGACACCCGGTTGGCGACGATCGCGGTGGAACCACCGGTCAGCGCATACGCATCGGCCGACGCCGGCGCGTCCGGATCCGACTTCCCCAGTCCCAGGGAGGCGACCAGCTGGAAGTCGTTGGTCGAGGTGCCGATGAAGACACCCACGGATTCGCCCTTGAGCGTATTGGCGGGAATTCGCGCGTGCTCCAACGCTTCCCACGTCAGCTCCATCATCAGGCGCTGCTGCGGATCGACCCGCTCGACCTCGACCGGCGACATCGCGAAGAATTCCGCGTCGAAGCCCTTGATCACATCCTGATCGAGGTAGCCGCCGAGGGTGTTCCCCTTCTCGACCGCGGCCGCGATATCGGGATCGGCCAGGAATTCGGACCACCGTCCTTCGGGCCGCTCCCGGATTCCGTCACCCCGGTTGATCAGGAACTCCCAGGTCGACTCCGGGGTATCCCCCGCACCCGGCAACCGTGTGGACAGACCGACGATCGCGATGTCGTGGGCCGCTCCGGGCTGGTATCCGGCGGTGTAGAAGGCGTCGTCGGCCGTGTCCTCGGGCAGATCCGGCTCACCGTTGATGATCCGCTCGGCGAGGGAGGCGATGGTCGGATGCTGATACACGATGGTCGCGTTCAGCATGACGCCGGTGCGCTCTTCGATATCACCCCCCAGGGCGATCGCATCGCGAGACGCGAGGCCGAATTCCTCCATCGGCCGGTCCACGGTGATCTGCTCCACCGGTTGCCCGGTGGCCTCGGCCACCCACTGCTGCAACCACTCTCGCAGCTCGGCCACCGACATGTCGGTACCCGGCCGCTCGGCCGCGGCCTGCTGGTCGACCTCGGCGTTCGCGGCGCCGGTGGTCGCGGCGCCGGTGACGCCGCCGGTGTCTGTCGTCTGGGTGCCCTCGTTGTCAGCCATCAATTCCTCAAGCTACCTGTGTGCGAATGTTGCGCGGGCGGGGATCGACAGCCGATTCGCCGTCATGTGGACAAGTGCCGGGTTGTGGACAACCCATGGAATCTACGAACGCCCCGGCAACCTCGCCACCGTTGTCGGCATACCGCCGACCTGCTCCCCGATCAGGATATTCGGGTACCGCACAGCGGCCGACGTGCCGACCGGGGCGACGAGAAACCCCGTATGCGGCACGGCGGAAGGTCACCGGGACCACGATCTACTCTTCGTCCGGCGCATCGGGGAAGGCCTGCTGCTGGTAACCACCACGCAGCGTGCCTTCCAGATAGGCGGCGCGGCAGGCACGCCGGGCCAGCTTGCCGCTCGACGTACGCGGAATGGAACCGGCCGGAACCAGCAGCACATCGCGCACGGTGACACCGTGGCGCTGCGACAGCGCGCCACGCACCGCGTCGGCGATGGGCAGCGGGTCGGCCTTGTGCCCGCCCGGACCCCGCTCGGCGACGATCACCAACTGCTCGGAGGCATCGTCGGAGTCGTACTTCAGACCGGAGTGGCTGTCGGCGGTGAACACCTCGGCGGGCAGCTGGTTGGCCGGCACCGAGAACGCGGCGATGAAGCCCGGCCGCAGCATCTTGCTGGCCTCCTGCGCGGAGAACTCCAGATCCTGCGGGTAGTGGTTGCGCCCGTCGACGATCACGAGGTCCTTGACGCGGCCGGTGATGAACAGCTCACCGTCGACGTAGACGCCGTAGTCACCGGTGCGCAACCAGATGGCGTCGTCGGGCGTGCCCTCGGCGTGCGAACCCTCCGACAGCCGGTTGGTCAGCAGGTTCTTGAAGGTCTTGCGAGTTTCCTCGTCGCGACCCCAGTAGCCGATACCGATGTTGTTGCCGTGCAACCAGATCTCGCCGACCCGCCCCTCGGGCAGTTCCTGCGCACCCGTGGGATCGTCGATCGTCTCCGGATCCACGATCGCGGCCCACTGCGACAACGCGATGTAGCCACAGCTCACCTGCGCGATCGCATCCTGCGCACCCTGATCGACCTTCACCACGCGCCCGGCGTTGAGCTCGTTGCGGTCGACGTAGATGACCTTGGCCTCGTCCTCGGCGCGGGTCGCGGAGACGAACAGGGTCGCCTCGGCCATGCCGTAGCAGGGCTTGATCGCGGTCTTCGGCAGGCCGTAGGGCGCGAAGGCCTCGTTGAACTTCTTCATCGACGAGGTGGTCACCGGCTCACTGCCGTTGATCAGGCCGATGACATTCGACAGATCGAGCGGTTCGCCGTTCTTCGGCAGACCACGGGCGGCGGCGTGCTCGAACGCGAAGTTCGGAGCGGCCGCGAAGGTCCCGGCGCCGTCGGAGACCGCGGCCAGTTCGGAGATCCAGCGACCGGGACGGCGTACGAACGCGCTCGGCGACATGATGGTGATGTACTTGCCGCCGATCGCCGGCAGGATCACGCACAGCAGGCCCATGTCGTGGTATAGCGGCAGCCAGGTGACGCCGCGTGAATTCCAGTCCAGGTTGATGGCGTTGACCATCTGCAGCAAGTTGGTGCCCACCGCGCGGTGGGTGATCTCCACACCAGCCGGTGTCCGGGTCGAACCCGAGGTGTACTGCAGGTAGGCGATGTCGTCGACGGCCAGGTCCGGACGCACCCAGGCGTCGCCCAGGGTATCGGGCACCGCGTCGACGGCGATGATGCGCGGACGCTGAGCGGCCGGCAGCGGGCGGAAGAACTGGCGCACCCCGGCGGCCGAGGAGCCGGCCGTCAGAATCGCCGACGGCTTGCAGTCGCCCAGGACAGCGTGCAGGCGATCGGTGTGGCCCGGCTCGTCCGGATCGAACAGCGGTACCGCGATGGTGCCGGCGTAGATGGCGGCGAAGAAGGAGATCACATAGTCCAGGCCCTGCGGCGCCAGAATCGCCACCCGATCGCCGGGCTTGGTGACCTGTTGCAGACGAGCGGCCACCGCGCGCAGCCGAACGCCGAATTCCTTCCAGGTCAGATCCTGGTACTCCCCATCGCGCTCACGGGAGTAGTCGATATAGCGATACGCAAGATCGTTCGCATCGTTGCGGGTGTGCTTCTCGACGTAATCGACCAGGGTACGGCCCTCGGGAATTCTGATGTTCCCGGTTTCGTCCAGGTAGTCGTCGAAAGTCTCGTCCGTCATTCCTTCTCCTCCGAGGCACACGCAGCACGGCGCCATGGCCGCTGATACCTGTGAGGCCCCGACTCTCTTTCACCTGCGGGCGCTCTGTGGTGCGAGAGCCTGCCTGCAGCTTTTTCCGGCGGTCTGCGCGGTGACCACCTATGGGCTAGATGTACTCGAGCCAGGGACATGTTACAGAGCGGACCCCGAAGCGGTCTTCGGAGCGAACTCGAACACATTCCCGGCCGACACGCTTGGCGAATCTGCTACGACTCCTCTCGCAGCAACGGGATCACCGGCGCGAAAGCATCCATCTGTGTCGGAAACACTCCGACATAGGACATCGACGTCAATCGCCGCACGTTACGGATCTGCTCGGCGATCTCCTCGAATGTGCCTATGGCCACATACGGCGAGTTCAGGATGTCCTCGACCGACAGCTGGACGTCGACCTCGAGATCGGGGTGTAACCCCTTGTCGAGGGCCGCCAACGCCATCTCCGCGGTGCGTTCGCGATCGTCGGTGATCACGACCGCGGTGATGGTCCAGTTGAGTTCGATATCGGCGAACCGGTCCCCGGCCGCCTCCTTGATCAGTTTCACCTTCTCGATGGTCTTCTCGAGGGTGATACCCGACAGCAGGCCCTTACCGGTCTTGGTCGTGCGCGGGACGACCGAGATGATGTCGGCGTGCTTGGCGGCCAGCCGCAGCATCTTGGGGCCACCGCCTCCGGTCACCAGCGGCGGGCGCGGGCCCTGCCGGGGCCGCGGCGTGCCCTTGATGCCCCGCACCTGATAGTGCTTGCCCTCGAAATGGCATTCCTGCCCACGCAGCAGCACATCCAGAATCGTGAGCGCCTCGTCCAGCTTCTCGAGTCGTACACCCGGCGACTCGTAGGGCAGGCCGGCCGCCTCGAATTCGCTCTTGATCCAGCCGGCGCCGACACCGAGCTCCAGGCGCCCGCGGGAGAGCACGTCGATGGTCGCGGCGTCCTTGGCCAGCACCACCGGATGCCGGAAGCCGTTGGCCAGCACCGAGGTCCCGATGCGGATGCGGTCGGTGGCCACGGCCAGCGCGCCGAGCGCGGCGATCGGGCCGACCTGCGGGCCGAGATGGTCCGGGATCGCGAAGGAGTCGTAGCCGTATTCCTCGGCCTGCTGGGCGAGCTTGACGAATTTGCGCGCCCCGCCCTCCTGCTGATTCCCCTCACCGGCAGCAGCGAATCGGAACGCGCGCGCCGGGACATCCAGCGCTGTCATTTCGACACCGCTGGTCGCGCTGGCGGCGGCGGCTTCTGTCATGAACCTTTGCTCCTGGCTGTGCGGAAGTGCTGCGCCACCATCGGTGGAACGTCGAGCTCCGGACGGTGATGTGGCGCGATCATCGCTGCACTTTACAGCCTTCACCAAAATCTGAGTGACCCTCGGGTTTAGTTTTTTCCCCAGACCTCCGGCGACCACCACCGCGCGGCCGTCAGGGGTGCGGCGGGTGCGGTGCGTCGTTGATCAGACCCTCGGCCCAGCCGACCGTCCACTGGGTGGCGGTGGTGCCGTCCTGGTCCACCACGAAGGTGTTGTACAGGCTGTGCACAGGGTTGCCCACGGCATGCACCAGCGTCATCAGACTCGGCACCATATTCAGCGGATTCAGGGCCTGCTGCGGGGCATCGCAGATCAGATCCCCGGGCGCGCAGATGGTGTTGACGCGGCCGGCCAGCGTGCCGAAACCGGTGCGCGCACCCGTCATCGTGATTCCCGGAACCGACAGTCCCTTGAGCGCGACCTCGGCGCCCACACCCGGCGGCGCGTTCCCGATCTCGTCGGCCTGGCCATCGCCCAGCACGCGGCGCCCGTCGGCGATCAATGTGACGCCGAGCACCTGATCGGCGGAGATCGGTCCCTTCCCGGCACCGATCTGGGCGGCGATATCGCCACCGATCACCGCGCCCTGGGAGAACCCGGCGATCACATAGTTGGTCAGCGGGCAGTCCTTGGACATCCGCGCCAGCTCGGCGACCGCCCGCTGGGTGCCCTCCGTGCGGCTGTTGTTGTAGGACTCCTGACCGTCCGGTGGGAGCGCGATCGGATTGGAGAATTGCGCGACGTAGGGGACGGTGTAGATATCGAGCCGGGAGTCCGGGAACTGCTGCCGGATCGGATTGGTCACATGCAGCATCAACGACGCCGGATTGGCCGTCGGATTGTGCGGGTCGTCATTACTGTTCGACTCCCAGGTACCGGGAATGGCCAGTAACTGCACATCCGGGCAGGAGGCCGGTTGGCTGCTGGGCTTGGTCGGCTTCGGCGGCCCGGGCTTGGGCACGTGCAGGCGCCCCGCCAGCACGAACCACAGCACCAGCGCCACGATCACCGCCAGGACCGCGATCAGCAGGAAAACCAAACAGCCCGGCCGCCGGCGGCCGGAAGCCCGGCCGCCGTATCCGGAACGTCGTCGCGCGCTCACTTGTTGCAGTAGGTCTCGGTCGCGACGTCCACGTAGATCTGACCCGCCTGCTCAACCGGCATCTTCTGCGGGTCGAATCCCGGATCGGTGCCGGCCATCGCGTTCACGAACGTCTTGACCTCCGCATCCGAGGCGCCGTTCGCCTTGCTCTGGCAGATGTAGTTGGCGGCGGTCAGCGCGATATCCGGACTCGACGGAGTGACCCCGCGCTTCTTCAGCTCGTCCAGATAGGCCTGATCCTTCTCCGACAGCGGCGGATGGTCGGCCGAGGTGGGGGCGGGCTCGGGCCGCTCGGCGGCGCTGGTCTCGGGGGCCTGCTCAGGGGTGGATTCGGCCGCCGACGGCTCGGCGCTGGGCGCCTTGCTCTGCGCGACCGCGGTCGTGGTGGACGTCTTCAAACTCGGCGTGCTCGACGCCGTGGAGTCGTTGCCACCGCAGGCAGCGAGCAATCCGGAGGCCGCCAAGGCGACCACGATGCCGGCAACCTTGCCACCGGCGATGTACCGTTCTCCGACCGGGCGGGTCCGAAGCATGAATCGTGTCCTCGATCTAGTTCGCTGAGGGCTAGAACTTCTTCACAAGGCCTAGCAGGTCGCGCTCCAGGTTAACGGCAACCTATGAAGAGGTGTGCCCCACGGATGGAACCTCTCACAAACGCCTCACCGGACGCTTACCGGGCCGCCGAACCCGTCGCGGCGAAGCGAGAGCCGAAACTACCGCACTTCGGGGGGCTTGCCGTCGCGTAGCACGATGAATCCCGCCTGGAAGTTCTGCTGCACCCCGCCGGGGACCGGGAACTCGTCGCTGATCGGATAGCCGAGCCTGCCGTTCTCGAAGCCGTTCTGACCCCAGGCGTCCATGATGGGGCCGTTGCGGACCGCCCAGGCGCCCGACAGCGGGCTCCAGTAGATACTGCCGCCCTCGAACCTGCTGTAGCGGCCCAGATCCTTGACCGGCTGCTCGTCGCCCGCCGGGAACCCCAGCCAGCTGTTCTCGTACCCCATCTCCGCGTACTTGCCGAGGACCAGCCCCTGGACCCGGTGCGCGCCGGTTCGGTCGCTGAAGTACATCGGACCGCCCTGGAAGGCCTGCACGACACCGTCCTTGTTCGGCGTCTTGGCCTCCGGCCCACTCGGATAGCCGGCGGGACCCCGCTCGAAGCCCTCGCGGCCCCATGCGTCGAGGATCGCGCCCCGCACCACCTGGGCGCCGGTCTCCGGCGTCCAGTAGACCGAGCCGCCCTGGAAGTTCTGGAAGCGGCCGTGCCCGTCCGGGAGCGGTTGTTCGGCGGCGGCCGGCAGGCCCAGCGGACCGGCCGGGCCGAGAGTGGCCTGATACGTCCCGGCGATCATCCCGGCCACGGCATGGGCGCCGGTGGCCTGCGACCAGAACACCCGGCCGCCCTTGAAATCCTGTGCGCTGCCGTTGGTCACCGGATACTCCGGCGTGACACAGTCGCCGAGCCACGTATCGATCTGCGCCGCCGCGGCGATGGCGCCGCCGGCCGAGCACGGTGGTTTGTCGGCCTCCACCCCCAGCGCGGCCGCGGCCTGCGGCCACGACTGCCGCATCTCGAAATCCCAGTACGGCCACGAATGGGTGCCCGAGGGGCGGTAGTTCGCCTGCACCGGGATGGTCAGCTTGTTCAACTTCTCGACGAAGTTCTGAGACGTCAATCGGGACAACATCTCCAGGCCCATCCCGGCGTAGTTGGTGCTGATTCCCGGGATGTCGGAGGCCTTGTCGTAAGCGCCGGTACTGCCGCTGCCCGCCGAGACGTAGAGGCTGATGCCCTTGAGTTTGGGCGCGAGCTCGTACGGGTCGTGCTCGGACCACTGGGAGTTGGTCGGCGGGCCCCACATGTCGTTGGCGTCGAAGCCACCGGCGTCCCGCATCGCGAACATGATCGCTTGCGGCATACCGACACTGGTGGTGGTGAGGAAGCCCGAATACGAGGCCGCGTACTTCACCCAGTCGGGATTGCGGCCGGCCAGGAACATCGCCGCTGTGCCGCCCATCGAAAGCCCCTCCACGCCACGCACCGCGGTGGCACGCCACTGGTTCTCCAGCAGCGGGGGAAGTTCCTTGGTCAGGAAGGTTTCCCACTGGTAGTTCTTGCCGTTGTCCTGTTGCATCCAGTCGGAGTAGAAACTCGACTGACCGCCGATCGGCAGGACCACGGTGACGTTCTTGTCGGCGTAGAAGTCGACGGCGCCGGCATCCTTGGTCCATCCGCTCTCATCGTCCTGCGCGCGCAATCCGTCGAGCATGAGCAACGAGGGAAAGCGCGCATCCGGCCGGGAATTCCAGTCCCGGGCCAGCAGCAGTTGCACCTGCACCGGTGTCGCCATCGAGGGAGAGTTCACCCACAGCGACACTCGGCGGTCGGTCAGCCAGACCACCTTCTGGATGGTCGCGCCGGCGGGCGCGGGGACGGCGGCTGGTTGGGCGAGGGCCGGAAGTGGCGCCAGCGCGACTCCCGAGAGCATCGGCACGACCGCTGCCGCGGCCAGCATCGCCAGTCGTCGCCGGCCCCGCCGGCCGCGACCGAGTGTCCCCCGTCTGTCGGATGCCACACCTGCCACAGGAGTGTTTGTACCGCGCCCGAGCCGCTCGAGCCGGTAGGACGCGCTGACAGCAAACCTGAGAAATGGCAGCCCACAACGGGACTTGGGCCGTCCCGCAACGATTCGGCGCCGCGCAGATCAGATCTGCGCGGCGCCGAATCAGCTGTCGTTTACGGCCTGTGATCAGGCGTTGAGCGCGGCCAGAATGCCGGCCCGGGCGTTACCCAGCTCGTCCTGCCAGTAGCGCCAGGAGTGGGTACCGGTGGGCGGGAAGTCGTAGGTCGCGGGGATACCCAGGGAGTCCAGCCGAGACTTGAACGAGTGCGTGCTGACCATCGCGATCAGCTCGATTCCCATGGCGTTACCGGTATTGAACAGGCCCACCGGGGAATTCGGGTGATCGTAGGGCCCCGGCAGAGCGCTGGCGGCCGAGATGAACATCGGCAGACCCCGCAGCTGCGGCGCGAACACCATCGGGTCCGAACGCAGCCACTGCGGGCTCCACGGCGCGGCCATCGAGTCGACGTTGAAGCGGCCGGCGTCGAGCATCATCACGCGAATCGCCTCGCGCATACCGGGGGCGTTCCAGTTCAGCGGGCCCGAGAACGAGGCCGCGTACTTGAACTGATCCCGGTGGAATCCCGCCAGGCGCAGTGCCGCCGGACCACTCATCGACAGACCGGCGACCGCGTAGTTGGTCCGCGAAACACCGTAGTTGCTGAGGAAATCCGGAAGTTCCTTGGTGAGGAAGGTTTCCCACTTGTAGGTGAACTTCTGGCCGTTGGTGTTGCTCGGGCCCTGCCAGTCGGCGTACCAGCTGGACTGGCCACCCACCGGCATCACCAGGGTGACGTTGTCGTTGCCGAACATCTGCTGCGCGTTGGTCTCGAAGGACCAGGCGTTGCGGTCGTCGCGGGCCCGCAGACCGTCCAGCAGCAGCAGCGCGCCGTTACCACCGTTGCGCGCCCACTGCACCTGAACCTTGATCGGACCCATACTCGACGGAACCATCAGCTCGTCGTATCCGCCCGCGGGCGTCTGATGTACGGGTGCGTGAATCGGCGCGGCGATAGCGGCCGGGGACATTGCGCCCGCCGCGATCGGTAGCGCCAGCGCGGCACCCGCAGCGAGAAGTCGTGTACGCCAACCACGCTGAGCACCTTGCCGCCGCTGCGGGGATGGCACCGACGCGAGCGCCGAATGCGAAACCGGCGCGGCCGACCTGCCGAAACGCATGGATACTGCTCTCTTTCTGCTGTCTCCTGTTGTCGCCGCGCCCCGACCACTTCCGTCAGCGACGGCAGGATCAGTACTCGAATCGAACCCGACCATTCGATATGAGCGACGCCGCGGCTACGAACGTCGCACGTGCGCTCGCTGGACGATATTCGACCGCCCAATCGTTAGCAACACGGACCCCGCCGGGTGGCTGAAATCCGCCCGTGCGCCATTCGTAATCGTGCAGTGACCCTATCGCGTCGACCGCGAAATCTCAGCGTGAAATGACGAATCAACCACTGCGCCGGTGAATTTCGCCTCGGTTCAGCCGATATTGGCCGAAAGGTCCGGGATCATGCGGTAGGCCTCGTCCTGCCAGTTGAACCAGTCGTGCACACCGACATTCGGGAATGAATACACGACGTTCTGGGCGCCGAGCGACATCATCCGCACCTGGAATGCCCGGGTATTGGCCAATGCCAGGGCCTCGAGCGGAGCGCCGCGGACGATGTGATCAGCGGCCGCGGGCAAGGGCAATCCCAGATCCTGCTGTGACGGGATACCACTACCAGCGGCGATCCAGAGCCGCGTGTTGTTCCCGATCAGCTGGGGCGCGAAGACGAACGGATCCATGCGCAGCCATTGCGGGCCCCACGGCGGGGCCATCGAATCGACGTTGTAACCACCGGCATCTATCATCGCCCCGCGAATCGCTTCGCGCATGCCGGGTGCGGAGATGTTCAGGTAACCGGAGAACGATCCCGCGAAACTGAACTGTTCGGGGTGATACGCGGCCAGGGTCAATGCGGCACTGCCGCCCATCGACAATCCGAAGACGCCGTTGCGGTCGGCCCGAAAGCCCAGCCGGTCACGCAGCGCACCGCGCAGCTGCGAGGTCAGGAAGGTCTCCCATTCGTACCGATAGCTCTTGCCCGGCCCGCCCAGGAATGCCTCCGTGGCGCCGGAGCCGGTTCCGGCGGAGCCGAAATCGGTCGGCCCGGCACCGAAGAACGAGCTCGGCGCATTCCAGTCGGCGTAGAAACTGGACTGCCCGCCCACGGGCATCACCACATTGATATTCCAGTCGGTGAGAACCTGAGCGACATTCGTCTCGATCTCCCAGCCGTTCAAGGTCTCCGGTGCACGCAGGCCGTCGAGGGCATAGACGACTCGATTGGTGTTGCCGTCCTTGGCGCGAAAGATTCGGGACTTGATCGGCCCCATCACCGGTGAGGTCACCCAGAAGTCGGATCCGGACGGATCGAAGGCGGCGGACGCGTTCGCGCCGTGACCGAGAACGGAAACTCCGAGCGGCAGCAGAAGCGCCAATGCCATCCCCAGCGCCGAGCGCCTGGCCCAGGAACCGGACTTACCGACGGACCCACTTCCGACCAACGGCTTCCTGCGCGCAAATCGCATCGAACTCGACCTTTCACCTGAGGCGGCTGCCGCATCCGATCCCACGCCATGCGACCGTCACTCATTCCGGACAACTCAGACAAAGCGCATCGGCGCCGGGCACTCGCCGCTGTACTGCAGGTTCTTCGATACGAAACGAGTATCGGCGATCCAGGGTTGCCGCAAGAAGATCCGAACGCGAAATACTCCGAATGGTGATCTGCGGCACAGTTCCGAATGGAATATACCTGATCGCAACGCCAAGACCGGTTTACAGCAAATCCCCAGCGTCGGCGGCGTCCGGATACGGCAGCGCGAATCCACAGAACATCCGGAAACGACGTGGCCCCGCGACGGAAGTCCGCCGCGGGGCCATGTGTCGTGCTGGTATCAGCCGATATTGGCCGACAGATCCGGGATCATCCGATAGACCTCGGCCTCCCAGTTGTGCCAGTTGTGCACACCCACGTTCGGGAAGTCGTAGGTGACATTGCCGGCGCCCAGGGTCATCATCCGGACCTGGAAGGCACGGGTGTTGGCGAGCGCCAACGCCTCCAGCGGCGAGCCCTGGATGATGTCGAGCGGCGCGACGGCGTCCGCCGGGGCGGGCAGACCGCTACCGGCCGCGACCCACAACCGGGTGTTGTTGGCCTTCAACCGCGGCGCGAAGACGAACGGGTCCATGCGCAGCCACTGCGGGCCCCACGGGGGCGCCATCGCGTCGATGTTGTAGCCGCCGGCACTGAGCATGGCCACACGCATGGCCTCGCGCATACCCGGTGCGGAGATGTTCAGGTAGCCCGAGAACGAACCGGCGTAGCTGAACTGATCCGGGTGGTACGCGGCCAGGGTCAGCGCGGCGCTACCGCCCATGGACAAGCCGAACACACCGTTGCGGTGCGAGCTGAAGCCCATCCGGCCGGCGAGCGCGTTGGGCAGATCCTGAGTCAGGAAGGATTCCCACTTGTAGGTGTTGGCCTTGCCCAGCGTTTCGTTGTAGTTGGACGAACCGGTCATCGCCGACCCCGTCGACGAGCCCGCGGAACCGGCCGACGCCGTGTCGATGCCGAAGAAGTTGCTCGGCGCGTTCCAGTCGGCGTAGAAGCTCGACGGTCCGCCGACCGGCATGACCACATTGATGTTGGCACCGGTCAGCGCCGGGATGATGTTGGTGTCGTTCTCCCAGCCGTTGAGATCACCACGGGCGCGCATACCGTCGAGGGCGTACACCACCCGACTGGTGTTGCCGTCCGCGGCACGGAAGATGCGGGATTTGATCGGCCCCATGGACGAGTCGACCCAGAAGTCGATACCGGAGGGGTTGAACGCGGCAGCCGCATGTCCGGCCTCTGCCACCGACACCCCGAACGGCAGCAACGTCGCCAAGGCCACGCCCACCGCGGACCGCCGGAGCCATCCGGCCCGCCGAGGCGTCGACGGCTGATGCGACCGTCCCCGACGTCTCTGCTGCACCCATCGCACAGTCACGCCTCGCATATCCCTGTCCGGCCTTTCCGTAGTGCGGCCGTCCGACCGCTTTTCTTCTCTGCGAATGATCACCCGTGCGCATCCGAGGATGCGCCCCCGACGGACGTCCGTCACCGAGCGTATCGCGAAATCGATACGTCGGCGTTATCAAACCGAGACTAATACACGACCGATTCGTGGCCGGGGTGGGTCTAGTTGGGCATCGGGGGCGGTGTCGTCGGATCCACCAGGTGACAACGCTGGATCTCGTACTTGGGCACCCGGTCGATACGATACTTCGCGAAGTGCAGCGACTGGATGAGGTTGTGTTTGAACCGATCCCGGGTCAGCGGAGCCCGGTAGGAAGCCAGCAGATCCTGAGTGGCCGGGCAGCTCAGCGCGGTGCGCGCCTGGGTCACCCACTTCTCGTCGAGGAACCACG
The genomic region above belongs to Nocardia spumae and contains:
- the fadD32 gene encoding long-chain-fatty-acid--AMP ligase FadD32 yields the protein MTDETFDDYLDETGNIRIPEGRTLVDYVEKHTRNDANDLAYRYIDYSRERDGEYQDLTWKEFGVRLRAVAARLQQVTKPGDRVAILAPQGLDYVISFFAAIYAGTIAVPLFDPDEPGHTDRLHAVLGDCKPSAILTAGSSAAGVRQFFRPLPAAQRPRIIAVDAVPDTLGDAWVRPDLAVDDIAYLQYTSGSTRTPAGVEITHRAVGTNLLQMVNAINLDWNSRGVTWLPLYHDMGLLCVILPAIGGKYITIMSPSAFVRRPGRWISELAAVSDGAGTFAAAPNFAFEHAAARGLPKNGEPLDLSNVIGLINGSEPVTTSSMKKFNEAFAPYGLPKTAIKPCYGMAEATLFVSATRAEDEAKVIYVDRNELNAGRVVKVDQGAQDAIAQVSCGYIALSQWAAIVDPETIDDPTGAQELPEGRVGEIWLHGNNIGIGYWGRDEETRKTFKNLLTNRLSEGSHAEGTPDDAIWLRTGDYGVYVDGELFITGRVKDLVIVDGRNHYPQDLEFSAQEASKMLRPGFIAAFSVPANQLPAEVFTADSHSGLKYDSDDASEQLVIVAERGPGGHKADPLPIADAVRGALSQRHGVTVRDVLLVPAGSIPRTSSGKLARRACRAAYLEGTLRGGYQQQAFPDAPDEE
- a CDS encoding cutinase family protein, yielding MSARRRSGYGGRASGRRRPGCLVFLLIAVLAVIVALVLWFVLAGRLHVPKPGPPKPTKPSSQPASCPDVQLLAIPGTWESNSNDDPHNPTANPASLMLHVTNPIRQQFPDSRLDIYTVPYVAQFSNPIALPPDGQESYNNSRTEGTQRAVAELARMSKDCPLTNYVIAGFSQGAVIGGDIAAQIGAGKGPISADQVLGVTLIADGRRVLGDGQADEIGNAPPGVGAEVALKGLSVPGITMTGARTGFGTLAGRVNTICAPGDLICDAPQQALNPLNMVPSLMTLVHAVGNPVHSLYNTFVVDQDGTTATQWTVGWAEGLINDAPHPPHP
- a CDS encoding alpha/beta hydrolase-fold protein, with product MLAAAAVVPMLSGVALAPLPALAQPAAVPAPAGATIQKVVWLTDRRVSLWVNSPSMATPVQVQLLLARDWNSRPDARFPSLLMLDGLRAQDDESGWTKDAGAVDFYADKNVTVVLPIGGQSSFYSDWMQQDNGKNYQWETFLTKELPPLLENQWRATAVRGVEGLSMGGTAAMFLAGRNPDWVKYAASYSGFLTTTSVGMPQAIMFAMRDAGGFDANDMWGPPTNSQWSEHDPYELAPKLKGISLYVSAGSGSTGAYDKASDIPGISTNYAGMGLEMLSRLTSQNFVEKLNKLTIPVQANYRPSGTHSWPYWDFEMRQSWPQAAAALGVEADKPPCSAGGAIAAAAQIDTWLGDCVTPEYPVTNGSAQDFKGGRVFWSQATGAHAVAGMIAGTYQATLGPAGPLGLPAAAEQPLPDGHGRFQNFQGGSVYWTPETGAQVVRGAILDAWGREGFERGPAGYPSGPEAKTPNKDGVVQAFQGGPMYFSDRTGAHRVQGLVLGKYAEMGYENSWLGFPAGDEQPVKDLGRYSRFEGGSIYWSPLSGAWAVRNGPIMDAWGQNGFENGRLGYPISDEFPVPGGVQQNFQAGFIVLRDGKPPEVR
- a CDS encoding DUF732 domain-containing protein, whose product is MLRTRPVGERYIAGGKVAGIVVALAASGLLAACGGNDSTASSTPSLKTSTTTAVAQSKAPSAEPSAAESTPEQAPETSAAERPEPAPTSADHPPLSEKDQAYLDELKKRGVTPSSPDIALTAANYICQSKANGASDAEVKTFVNAMAGTDPGFDPQKMPVEQAGQIYVDVATETYCNK
- a CDS encoding LLM class F420-dependent oxidoreductase, yielding MTALDVPARAFRFAAAGEGNQQEGGARKFVKLAQQAEEYGYDSFAIPDHLGPQVGPIAALGALAVATDRIRIGTSVLANGFRHPVVLAKDAATIDVLSRGRLELGVGAGWIKSEFEAAGLPYESPGVRLEKLDEALTILDVLLRGQECHFEGKHYQVRGIKGTPRPRQGPRPPLVTGGGGPKMLRLAAKHADIISVVPRTTKTGKGLLSGITLEKTIEKVKLIKEAAGDRFADIELNWTITAVVITDDRERTAEMALAALDKGLHPDLEVDVQLSVEDILNSPYVAIGTFEEIAEQIRNVRRLTSMSYVGVFPTQMDAFAPVIPLLREES
- a CDS encoding alpha/beta hydrolase, with translation MSPAAIAAPIHAPVHQTPAGGYDELMVPSSMGPIKVQVQWARNGGNGALLLLDGLRARDDRNAWSFETNAQQMFGNDNVTLVMPVGGQSSWYADWQGPSNTNGQKFTYKWETFLTKELPDFLSNYGVSRTNYAVAGLSMSGPAALRLAGFHRDQFKYAASFSGPLNWNAPGMREAIRVMMLDAGRFNVDSMAAPWSPQWLRSDPMVFAPQLRGLPMFISAASALPGPYDHPNSPVGLFNTGNAMGIELIAMVSTHSFKSRLDSLGIPATYDFPPTGTHSWRYWQDELGNARAGILAALNA